In Serinus canaria isolate serCan28SL12 chromosome 5, serCan2020, whole genome shotgun sequence, the following proteins share a genomic window:
- the FCF1 gene encoding rRNA-processing protein FCF1 homolog produces the protein MGKQKKARKYAVMKRMISLRDERLKEKDRLKAPVKKKEDPSAIKEREVPQHPSCLFFQYNTQLGPPYHILVDTNFINFSIKAKLDLVQSMMDCLYAKCIPCITDCVMGEIEKLGQKYRVALRIAKDPRFERLPCMHKGTYADDCLVQRVTQHKCYIVATVDKELKRRIRKIPGVPIMYISRHRYNIERMPDDYGAPRF, from the exons ATG GGGAAGCAGAAGAAGGCGCGGAAGTACGCGGTCATGAAGCGCATGATCAGCCTCCGGGATGAGCGCCT TAAAGAGAAGGATCGCTTAAAAGCCcctgtgaagaagaaggaggaccCGAGTGCCATCAAAGAGCGGGAGGT GCCCCAGCATCCTTCTTGCTTGTTCTTCCAATATAATACACAGCTGGGCCCCCCTTACCACATCCTGGTTGACACTAATTTCATCAACTTCTCCATCAAGGCCAAACTGGACCTAGTGCAGTCGATGATGGACTGTCTCTATGCCAAGT gTATTCCATGTATCACAGATTGTGTAATGGGTGAAATTGAAAAGTTAGGACAGAAGTACCGTGTGGCATTAAG AATTGCCAAGGACCCTCGGTTTGAACGCTTGCCATGTATGCACAAAGGAACCTATGCTGATGACTGCTTGGTGCAGAGGGTCACTCAG CACAAATGTTACATTGTGGCCACAGTGGATAAAGAGCTCAAGCGGAGAATACGAAAAATCCCTGGAGTGCCCATAATGTATATTTCCAGGCACAG